The Methanothrix soehngenii GP6 genome has a window encoding:
- a CDS encoding HlyC/CorC family transporter has protein sequence MDLSTTALLAFLGFLLFASAFFSASETALMSLSKIRLIHLVEEKIRGASVVEKLRKDPSRLLGTILVGNNLVNISASSIATVLAIKYFGDSGVGIATGVMTMLVLIFGEITPKSLAAQKSEQVALLVARPISVLAYILSPVVAVFSRVASIFLRLFGCRSNAKLPSITEEELKSMVNLGEEEGVIEDHEKTMICNVFDFGDQLVKDIMVPRMDIIAININATYEDVIKIIRAEQFSRYPVYSNRIDNIVGILNVKDLVYLDSKRDFDMKGFVKKPYYTFEFMNTSELFSEMKKRRTHMAIVLDEYGGTAGIVTMEDLVEEIVGEISDEYDMQTNEIETIREGEYIVDGSTRIEELNELIGTDIESEHYESIGGFMIQLLGRLPRQGESVEYMNTRFVIENVEKNRIKKIRVLMSEALPDEESIVL, from the coding sequence TTGGATTTAAGTACAACTGCGCTTTTAGCATTTCTTGGATTTCTGCTCTTCGCGTCGGCTTTCTTCTCTGCATCTGAGACCGCATTGATGTCACTGAGCAAGATCAGGCTTATCCATTTGGTTGAGGAGAAGATAAGAGGTGCCAGCGTGGTAGAAAAGCTGAGGAAAGACCCCAGCCGACTGCTGGGCACTATCCTTGTGGGCAACAATTTAGTAAACATCAGCGCATCGTCCATTGCCACAGTCCTGGCGATAAAATATTTCGGCGATAGCGGAGTTGGCATCGCTACCGGGGTGATGACCATGCTGGTGCTCATATTCGGAGAGATCACTCCCAAATCACTGGCTGCTCAAAAGTCTGAACAAGTAGCTCTCTTGGTGGCAAGGCCTATCTCAGTTTTAGCATACATTCTGAGTCCCGTCGTAGCGGTCTTCTCCCGTGTAGCCAGCATATTCTTGCGGCTCTTTGGCTGCAGAAGCAATGCCAAACTGCCCTCGATTACCGAAGAGGAGCTCAAGTCCATGGTGAATTTGGGCGAGGAGGAGGGTGTCATCGAGGATCATGAAAAGACGATGATCTGCAATGTATTCGACTTCGGGGACCAGCTGGTTAAAGATATTATGGTTCCGCGGATGGACATCATTGCCATAAACATCAATGCCACCTATGAGGATGTCATAAAGATAATAAGAGCTGAGCAGTTCTCCCGCTATCCAGTTTACAGCAACAGGATCGATAACATAGTAGGCATTCTCAATGTCAAGGACCTGGTCTACCTGGATTCCAAGAGGGACTTTGACATGAAAGGGTTTGTGAAAAAGCCCTACTACACATTCGAGTTCATGAATACCTCAGAGCTCTTCAGCGAGATGAAAAAGCGCAGGACACATATGGCCATAGTCCTGGATGAGTATGGGGGCACGGCCGGTATCGTCACCATGGAGGATCTGGTTGAGGAGATCGTGGGAGAGATATCAGACGAGTACGACATGCAAACCAATGAGATCGAGACGATCCGGGAAGGAGAGTACATCGTCGATGGAAGCACCAGGATCGAGGAGCTGAACGAGCTGATCGGGACGGATATCGAATCAGAGCATTACGAATCAATAGGCGGTTTTATGATCCAGCTATTGGGCAGACTGCCCAGGCAAGGCGAATCCGTCGAATACATGAACACCAGGTTCGTAATCGAGAATGTGGAAAAAAACCGCATCAAAAAGATCAGGGTGCTGATGTCAGAAGCCCTGCCTGATGAAGAGAGCATTGTATTGTGA
- a CDS encoding nucleotidyltransferase domain-containing protein has product MARIRDFFETNEGWIFAVSDYNHPHGLRSLLRYIPDPSGERAARGMRYRKMDFDQAFEFLRQNRPDYIQDLHVVPESDVLRLYDPSQGLRAVAEKDPKTEKIALILNQAGVPWEEMGITGSRLIGLQAPASDIDFVVYGPMWWKARNIVDRAKREGVIQDLDEETWKKIYAKRKPEISQEEFMLHEKRKGNRGMIDGTYFDLLFTRDWNQIQPLDEGRPVGQGLVEAQVTDCEFAFDSPAIFRLDHPEVKEILCFTHTYAGQALPGERIEAKGVLEETANGLRLVVGTTREARGEWIRSLSLLEKATQKRL; this is encoded by the coding sequence ATGGCCCGGATCAGAGACTTTTTCGAAACCAATGAGGGCTGGATCTTTGCTGTCTCAGACTACAACCACCCTCACGGCCTCCGCTCCCTGCTCCGCTACATTCCCGATCCGTCAGGGGAGCGTGCTGCCAGAGGCATGCGCTACCGAAAGATGGACTTCGACCAGGCATTCGAGTTCTTGCGCCAGAATAGGCCGGATTATATTCAGGACCTTCATGTGGTCCCTGAATCCGATGTCCTCCGGCTCTACGATCCCTCCCAGGGCTTGAGAGCTGTGGCAGAGAAGGATCCCAAGACGGAGAAGATCGCCCTCATCCTCAATCAAGCGGGTGTGCCCTGGGAGGAGATGGGAATCACTGGCTCCAGGCTTATCGGCTTGCAGGCACCTGCTTCGGATATCGATTTCGTGGTCTATGGTCCCATGTGGTGGAAGGCAAGGAATATAGTGGACCGGGCAAAGAGAGAGGGTGTCATACAGGACCTGGATGAAGAGACCTGGAAAAAAATCTACGCCAAGAGAAAACCCGAGATCAGCCAGGAGGAGTTCATGCTCCATGAGAAGAGAAAAGGAAACCGGGGCATGATCGATGGCACCTACTTTGATCTGCTATTCACCCGTGATTGGAACCAGATCCAGCCGCTGGATGAGGGCCGTCCTGTCGGCCAGGGGCTGGTCGAGGCTCAAGTTACAGATTGCGAGTTCGCCTTTGACAGCCCCGCCATCTTCCGGCTGGATCATCCGGAGGTTAAGGAGATTCTCTGCTTCACTCATACCTACGCCGGCCAGGCACTCCCTGGAGAGAGGATAGAAGCCAAGGGCGTACTGGAGGAGACTGCCAATGGTCTTCGGCTTGTGGTGGGAACCACCCGCGAAGCGCGGGGAGAATGGATAAGATCGCTTTCGCTGCTTGAAAAAGCTACTCAAAAGAGGTTATAA
- a CDS encoding FAD-dependent oxidoreductase, whose product MTKTAVIIGGGISGIFVMKDLQEKSIATKEDIKIVLLKREDTGWVSVCGLPYALRGWYEIDKVVINKPEFFSEQGVDFRTKTEVERINTDDKTLKLKTGETLKYDYLVIATGRKPALPEMIEKSTMKNIFTLSTMEDAYSIEAAFKSGEVKNALVRGRGIIALQAAAAAAANRIKTTVLAGPPSLLPGGLDPDMGDMLKEWMQKQGIEFILENQPISGLKEDGGRVRSVLIGPRGEKEIPAEMVVVAMGMRPNVRLAEEAGIEIGDTGGIITDNSLHAKTKKSYLKEVFALGDCIEVIDGITLRPKLNQLASTSVVQANVISDNIISDIKGNPCLYSSYDPCMGPVVAEIAGLNFGSVGVTTEAAGRAGIKTISGKATKLTKARYFPGAKPLTMKLIFDAFSMKLLGAQMISEVPVSDRVNEMAVAIRACVNAEDLRNTERCFDPSLSLLVDVTVDAAEDALKSKSVC is encoded by the coding sequence ATGACCAAGACGGCAGTAATCATAGGCGGGGGAATTTCCGGGATATTTGTGATGAAGGACCTCCAGGAAAAGAGCATAGCAACGAAAGAGGACATCAAGATAGTCCTTTTAAAGCGCGAGGACACCGGCTGGGTCTCTGTCTGCGGATTGCCTTATGCTCTCCGCGGATGGTATGAAATAGACAAGGTTGTTATCAACAAGCCGGAGTTCTTCTCAGAGCAAGGGGTGGATTTCAGAACCAAGACCGAGGTTGAAAGGATAAACACTGACGATAAAACCTTGAAGCTGAAGACGGGAGAGACTCTGAAATACGATTATCTGGTCATCGCCACAGGGAGAAAGCCGGCTCTTCCCGAGATGATCGAAAAGTCAACTATGAAGAACATATTCACCCTCAGCACCATGGAAGATGCCTACAGTATCGAGGCTGCCTTTAAATCAGGAGAAGTGAAGAATGCGCTGGTTCGAGGGCGGGGCATTATTGCATTACAGGCCGCTGCCGCTGCTGCTGCCAATCGTATCAAGACCACTGTCCTTGCCGGTCCCCCCTCATTGCTCCCCGGAGGCCTGGATCCGGATATGGGCGATATGCTCAAAGAGTGGATGCAAAAGCAGGGAATAGAGTTCATCCTGGAAAACCAGCCGATTTCCGGCCTGAAAGAAGATGGCGGCCGGGTCAGGTCTGTCCTCATTGGCCCAAGAGGTGAGAAGGAGATTCCTGCGGAGATGGTAGTGGTCGCCATGGGCATGAGGCCGAATGTCAGGCTAGCAGAAGAGGCGGGAATTGAGATAGGAGACACTGGCGGAATTATCACAGACAACTCATTGCACGCTAAAACCAAAAAGAGCTACCTAAAAGAGGTCTTTGCTCTGGGCGACTGCATTGAGGTCATTGATGGCATCACCCTCCGTCCGAAGTTGAACCAGCTGGCTTCTACATCCGTTGTCCAGGCAAATGTAATCTCAGATAACATAATCAGTGATATCAAAGGCAATCCCTGCTTGTATTCATCTTACGACCCATGCATGGGCCCGGTAGTTGCCGAGATCGCCGGCCTGAACTTTGGATCGGTGGGGGTGACAACGGAGGCGGCAGGGAGAGCGGGCATTAAGACGATATCCGGCAAAGCAACCAAGCTGACCAAGGCTCGATACTTCCCAGGGGCAAAGCCGCTTACGATGAAGCTGATCTTCGACGCCTTCTCCATGAAACTTTTAGGGGCTCAGATGATCTCCGAGGTCCCGGTCTCAGACAGAGTAAATGAGATGGCAGTGGCCATAAGAGCCTGTGTTAACGCGGAGGACCTCAGAAACACAGAAAGATGCTTCGATCCATCCTTATCTCTTCTCGTGGACGTAACCGTGGATGCAGCCGAGGACGCTCTGAAAAGTAAATCCGTCTGTTAG
- a CDS encoding L-threonylcarbamoyladenylate synthase, giving the protein MIPSAARFIIGGGVVVYPTETVYGLGANALDEQAVMRVFLIKKRPLSMPISLAVSSLEMLREVAEVRDDDMDILEDLLPGPVSILLRKKSIVPDILTAGSSLVGIRFPDHESALRIIDKAGPITSTSANRTGQPAPVSAKEVSKEIEDRVELVVDGGRCKYCQPSTLLDLENRKIIRPGAGLDKALKAIK; this is encoded by the coding sequence ATGATACCCAGTGCAGCTCGATTTATCATTGGAGGGGGTGTGGTAGTCTATCCAACTGAGACCGTTTACGGCCTGGGGGCTAATGCTCTGGACGAGCAGGCAGTTATGAGGGTCTTTTTGATCAAGAAAAGGCCTCTTTCCATGCCCATCTCTCTGGCGGTCTCGAGCCTGGAGATGCTCAGAGAGGTGGCCGAGGTTCGCGATGATGACATGGATATTTTGGAGGATCTTCTGCCGGGACCAGTATCCATCCTGCTGCGAAAAAAGAGCATAGTTCCGGACATCCTCACTGCCGGCTCATCCCTGGTAGGCATAAGGTTCCCGGACCACGAGTCTGCCCTCAGGATAATCGATAAGGCCGGACCGATCACCTCCACAAGCGCCAATCGCACCGGCCAGCCAGCGCCGGTGAGCGCTAAGGAGGTCTCAAAAGAGATAGAGGATCGAGTAGAGCTGGTGGTGGACGGTGGCAGATGCAAATACTGCCAGCCCTCAACCCTTCTGGACCTGGAGAATAGAAAGATCATCCGGCCGGGCGCTGGCCTGGACAAAGCGCTGAAGGCGATAAAGTGA
- a CDS encoding IS5 family transposase, whose protein sequence is MRTLIDFAMREEYSRVKALGDDLSDINSLINWDRFRFLEPLIYKNKTSRGGRPNIDIVIMVKALVLQSWFGLSDPELERQVTDRISFRIFLGTTEVIPDFSTVWLFRERLIECGRYEDLWKELQNQLDEKGFAVKKGTIQDATFITSDPGQKRNKKDQKDQDKKDPNLEAIKARPTPDFDKDLLNISNNIVSSNAKPKRLDDGPINEGTWAKKGSKSFFGYKGHILIDTEYHLIRKIETTTASLHDSQVDLGINGLPRYADKGYSGAKTQGYDAAMKKAARGHKLGIKDILRNKRISRKRSQIERCFAVMKRAHNAGHVSVTTIARAGIKFMMNSIVYNIEQLKYLGRVPST, encoded by the coding sequence ATGAGGACGCTCATAGATTTTGCCATGCGAGAAGAATATTCTCGGGTTAAAGCTCTCGGCGATGATCTCTCCGATATTAACTCTTTAATCAATTGGGATCGATTCAGATTTTTAGAACCATTGATCTATAAGAATAAAACTAGCCGTGGAGGTCGTCCAAACATTGATATTGTAATTATGGTGAAGGCACTTGTACTTCAGAGTTGGTTTGGTTTATCAGACCCAGAACTGGAACGCCAAGTTACGGACAGAATCTCATTTCGAATTTTTCTTGGCACCACAGAAGTGATTCCAGATTTCAGCACAGTTTGGCTATTTCGCGAGCGACTGATCGAATGTGGCAGATACGAGGATCTTTGGAAAGAGCTCCAGAATCAGCTTGATGAGAAAGGATTTGCCGTAAAGAAGGGCACAATTCAGGATGCTACTTTCATAACATCTGATCCAGGGCAAAAGAGGAATAAAAAAGATCAGAAAGACCAAGATAAAAAGGATCCCAATTTAGAAGCCATCAAGGCGAGACCGACTCCTGATTTTGATAAAGACTTGCTCAATATTTCTAATAATATCGTTAGCAGCAATGCCAAACCAAAGAGACTCGATGATGGTCCAATAAATGAGGGGACTTGGGCAAAAAAGGGCAGCAAATCATTTTTCGGTTATAAGGGCCATATTCTAATCGATACCGAGTACCATCTTATCCGAAAAATCGAGACAACAACAGCATCTCTTCATGATAGTCAGGTGGACCTTGGAATCAATGGATTACCACGTTACGCCGATAAAGGATATAGCGGTGCCAAGACACAAGGATACGATGCTGCGATGAAAAAAGCTGCAAGAGGTCATAAGCTGGGAATCAAAGACATTCTGAGAAATAAAAGGATCAGTAGAAAGCGATCGCAAATCGAAAGATGTTTTGCGGTTATGAAACGAGCCCATAATGCAGGTCATGTTTCTGTAACGACTATCGCCAGAGCAGGGATAAAATTCATGATGAATTCAATCGTTTACAACATAGAGCAGTTGAAATATTTAGGGCGTGTTCCTTCAACATAG
- a CDS encoding AMP phosphorylase has translation MLLVRPFDIEIGQHKVMLNIVDARERGLNPGDRVRVRAKGAATTALLDTTTQMVKPGEIGIFTEALKDLNNPVDVDILPAPRPASICHIKSLMDNEKLSEDQIRTIVQDIVDNNLSDIELAAYVTASYIHNMPSEEVVWLTKAMIETGERIHFDTHPVMDKHSIGGVPGNKVSLLIVPIVAAAGLLIPKTSSRAITGAGGTADLMEVLAPVEFSAAEIKEITEKVGGVIVWGGATNIAPADDKLIKAEYALSIDPYSQMLASIMAKKGAVGADAVVVDMPVGPGTKLPTADDGRTLAKDLIDLGDKLGIRVECAMTFGGSPVGRTIGPALEVREALTLLENKPGPNSLREKSLSLAGILLEMGGVAGRGEGYAAAEEILSSGKAHAKLMEIIAAQGGNPNVKSEDIVIGENCEEILAPAGGYVVAFYNKRLVELARMAGAPSDQKAGVIIHKKMGERVKKGEPLITICSSSDWELDSAVRDAKRSMPIVVEGMLLERYPRITEL, from the coding sequence ATGCTGCTAGTTCGACCCTTTGACATAGAGATAGGTCAGCATAAAGTCATGCTCAATATCGTTGATGCCCGGGAGAGGGGCTTGAATCCTGGAGACCGGGTCCGGGTGAGGGCCAAGGGGGCTGCAACCACCGCCCTGCTTGATACCACCACCCAGATGGTCAAGCCTGGGGAGATCGGTATCTTCACTGAGGCTCTTAAGGATCTCAATAATCCGGTGGATGTGGATATCCTGCCTGCACCGAGGCCTGCTTCCATCTGTCATATCAAAAGCTTGATGGATAACGAGAAGCTGAGCGAGGATCAGATCCGAACCATTGTGCAGGATATCGTAGACAACAACCTCAGCGACATTGAGCTTGCTGCTTATGTCACCGCTTCCTACATTCATAACATGCCCTCTGAGGAGGTGGTCTGGCTGACCAAAGCGATGATCGAGACTGGTGAGCGGATTCACTTCGACACCCATCCGGTCATGGACAAGCACAGCATTGGCGGCGTTCCCGGGAACAAAGTATCCCTTCTCATTGTGCCCATAGTGGCAGCCGCAGGCCTTCTCATTCCCAAGACCAGCTCTCGGGCCATAACCGGGGCGGGCGGTACAGCCGACCTGATGGAGGTCTTGGCCCCGGTGGAGTTCAGTGCGGCAGAGATCAAGGAGATAACAGAGAAGGTGGGCGGAGTCATAGTCTGGGGCGGAGCCACCAATATCGCCCCTGCAGATGATAAGCTGATTAAAGCGGAGTATGCATTATCCATAGACCCCTACAGCCAGATGCTGGCCTCCATCATGGCCAAGAAAGGGGCTGTAGGCGCTGACGCAGTGGTAGTGGATATGCCTGTAGGGCCGGGCACAAAGCTGCCCACGGCAGACGACGGCAGGACCCTGGCCAAGGACCTGATAGACCTGGGTGATAAGCTGGGAATTCGGGTGGAATGCGCCATGACCTTTGGAGGCTCTCCCGTGGGCAGAACCATAGGACCGGCTCTGGAGGTGCGTGAGGCGCTTACCCTTCTGGAGAATAAGCCGGGTCCAAATAGCCTGAGGGAGAAGAGCCTCTCGTTAGCTGGCATACTGCTGGAGATGGGCGGAGTGGCAGGACGAGGAGAAGGCTACGCTGCTGCAGAAGAGATCCTCAGCAGTGGAAAGGCTCATGCCAAGCTGATGGAAATCATCGCTGCCCAGGGAGGCAATCCCAATGTGAAGAGCGAGGATATCGTCATCGGCGAGAACTGCGAGGAAATTTTGGCTCCGGCAGGAGGATATGTGGTGGCCTTCTACAATAAACGCCTTGTAGAGCTGGCTCGCATGGCTGGTGCTCCCTCGGACCAGAAAGCTGGAGTCATAATCCACAAGAAGATGGGTGAGAGGGTGAAGAAAGGCGAGCCTCTGATCACCATCTGCTCCTCATCGGACTGGGAGCTGGATAGCGCAGTCAGGGATGCCAAGAGGTCTATGCCAATAGTGGTAGAAGGAATGCTGCTGGAGAGATATCCCCGCATAACCGAGCTTTAG
- a CDS encoding RNA-guided endonuclease InsQ/TnpB family protein, which produces MTLLRSRQRIKLVLGDYQRTRLKDSKPTSATLCKKGSEYYINIQVKSEAPEQIHVDTVLGVDLGITDIAVTSEGQKFGGKTIKLIKNHYASMRAVLQQKAVKGTRSSRRRCRELQQRLSGKEARYQRQINHEISKAIVTRAQEIPAKIALEDLTGIREGVNQKAGKNHRRKVNGWAFYQLKEFLSYKALAAGVPLVLVDPAYTSQTCHQCGEHGIRNGKSFKCPVCGWSGDADFNGAKNIAFLGRYVDRPGGSEGLPSIKAVLSGLLKAPVFRPE; this is translated from the coding sequence GTGACTCTTCTTAGATCGAGACAACGAATCAAGTTGGTTCTAGGCGACTATCAGCGAACCAGACTCAAGGATTCTAAACCGACAAGCGCAACGCTTTGTAAGAAAGGATCTGAATACTATATCAACATCCAGGTTAAAAGCGAAGCACCGGAGCAGATACATGTTGATACGGTCCTTGGTGTCGATCTTGGTATAACTGATATAGCTGTGACCTCCGAAGGCCAGAAGTTTGGCGGAAAGACTATCAAGCTAATCAAGAATCATTATGCGTCTATGCGTGCTGTTCTTCAACAGAAAGCCGTGAAAGGTACAAGGAGTTCAAGGCGAAGATGCCGAGAGCTTCAGCAACGACTATCAGGCAAAGAAGCGCGTTACCAACGGCAGATCAACCACGAAATCAGCAAAGCCATTGTGACCAGAGCCCAGGAGATTCCTGCAAAGATAGCTCTGGAAGATCTAACCGGAATTAGAGAAGGCGTCAACCAGAAAGCAGGAAAAAACCATAGACGAAAAGTCAATGGTTGGGCCTTCTACCAGCTTAAGGAGTTCCTTAGCTATAAGGCTCTCGCGGCTGGCGTTCCTCTGGTTCTGGTGGACCCCGCATACACCAGCCAGACGTGCCATCAGTGCGGTGAGCATGGAATCAGGAATGGCAAGAGCTTCAAGTGTCCTGTGTGTGGTTGGTCTGGCGATGCTGATTTCAATGGTGCTAAGAATATAGCTTTCTTGGGCCGCTATGTAGACCGGCCTGGAGGCTCGGAAGGACTTCCAAGTATCAAGGCTGTCCTTTCAGGGCTACTGAAAGCTCCGGTCTTTAGGCCGGAGTAG
- a CDS encoding proteasome-activating nucleotidase, with protein MDSGEGMNESGAGADFSRYILDRMRQLEERNLALREQKDRVEGEKRLIENQKLKFEREARKLRSELERLRVGPMIVGTIVDVLDENRVIVKSSTGPRFVVSLSQFIEEEIKVGAQVGLNQQSFAVMCVLPSPRDPAVFGMEIEEAPDVQFSQIGGLDTQISEIREIVELPLKRPDLFTSVGIEPPKGVLLHGPPGTGKTILAKAVAQSTEATFMRVVGSEFVQKYIGEGARLVRELFELAKSKSPAIILIDELDAIGARRMDGATSGDREVQRTLMQILAEMDGFDARGEVKLIAATNRLDMLDPALLRPGRFDRVIEIPLPSKEARESILKIHTKGMNLDRDVNLRLIAELSEGSSGADLKALSTEAGMYAIREERTTVYQSDFERAAAKILLKERNHMAEPEGLIQQYI; from the coding sequence ATGGATAGTGGAGAAGGCATGAATGAGTCAGGAGCTGGCGCGGATTTCTCGCGCTACATCCTGGACCGGATGCGCCAGTTGGAGGAGCGTAACCTGGCGCTGCGTGAGCAGAAGGACCGCGTAGAAGGCGAGAAGAGGCTTATAGAGAACCAGAAGCTCAAGTTCGAGCGTGAGGCCCGGAAGCTCAGAAGCGAGCTGGAGCGCCTGCGCGTCGGTCCGATGATCGTGGGAACCATTGTCGATGTTCTGGATGAAAACCGGGTTATCGTCAAGAGCAGTACCGGCCCCAGATTCGTTGTTAGTTTATCCCAATTCATAGAGGAGGAGATAAAGGTCGGGGCTCAGGTAGGCCTAAACCAGCAGTCATTTGCGGTGATGTGCGTTCTGCCCTCTCCCCGCGACCCGGCGGTATTCGGCATGGAGATCGAGGAGGCTCCAGATGTACAGTTCTCTCAGATTGGCGGTCTGGACACCCAGATCTCTGAGATCAGGGAGATCGTGGAGCTTCCCCTAAAGCGGCCGGACCTTTTCACCTCGGTTGGAATCGAGCCGCCCAAGGGCGTCCTGCTGCACGGCCCACCAGGTACGGGCAAGACCATCCTGGCGAAAGCTGTTGCTCAGAGCACAGAGGCCACATTCATGCGGGTGGTGGGTTCGGAGTTCGTGCAGAAGTACATCGGAGAAGGGGCACGCCTGGTCCGCGAGCTGTTCGAGCTGGCCAAGAGCAAGTCCCCAGCGATAATACTCATCGATGAGCTGGATGCCATCGGCGCCCGCCGCATGGATGGAGCGACCAGCGGAGATCGCGAGGTTCAGAGGACTTTAATGCAGATCCTGGCGGAGATGGATGGCTTTGACGCCCGCGGTGAGGTCAAGCTGATCGCCGCCACCAACCGTCTGGATATGCTAGACCCAGCTCTCCTTCGGCCAGGCCGCTTCGATAGAGTGATCGAGATCCCCCTGCCCAGCAAGGAGGCGAGAGAGTCGATTCTCAAGATCCACACCAAGGGCATGAACCTGGACCGGGACGTGAACCTGCGGCTGATAGCCGAGCTTTCCGAGGGCTCAAGCGGAGCTGATCTGAAGGCGCTCTCCACAGAGGCGGGCATGTATGCTATCCGGGAGGAGAGGACTACCGTCTACCAGAGCGACTTCGAGAGGGCGGCAGCCAAGATCCTGCTCAAAGAGAGGAACCACATGGCTGAGCCTGAGGGGCTCATCCAGCAGTACATTTGA
- a CDS encoding multiprotein bridging factor aMBF1, whose amino-acid sequence MTEKQCEICGAEISGSPQKIVIDRSTMEVCKSCARFGKPEDKWTPVPRKMVPVERAFTVMRPKPRDQFKDLVELVPDFGRKIREAREGLGLTPEQLGARIKEKATLLKKIEREDISPEDDVRKKLERELKIKLTDQASEAQVKSGGSGRGLTLGDIANIKRK is encoded by the coding sequence ATGACCGAGAAGCAATGCGAGATTTGCGGCGCCGAAATCTCAGGTTCACCCCAAAAGATCGTTATTGACCGATCAACTATGGAAGTTTGCAAGAGCTGTGCGCGCTTCGGAAAACCAGAGGACAAATGGACACCAGTTCCACGGAAGATGGTTCCTGTGGAGAGGGCCTTCACCGTCATGAGGCCTAAACCACGCGACCAGTTCAAGGATTTGGTGGAGTTGGTTCCGGATTTCGGGCGCAAGATCAGAGAGGCGCGGGAGGGCCTGGGACTCACGCCAGAGCAGCTGGGAGCGAGGATCAAGGAGAAGGCCACGCTCCTGAAGAAGATCGAGAGAGAGGATATCTCACCTGAGGATGATGTCAGAAAGAAGCTGGAGAGGGAGCTTAAGATCAAGCTCACCGATCAGGCCAGCGAGGCTCAGGTCAAGTCCGGGGGCTCCGGCAGGGGACTCACTTTAGGGGACATAGCCAACATCAAGCGGAAATAA